A single Campylobacter hyointestinalis subsp. hyointestinalis DNA region contains:
- a CDS encoding class II 3-deoxy-7-phosphoheptulonate synthase, which translates to MEKWTADSWRKYNILQQPTYPDMNELNNVEKKIKGLPPLVFAGEVRNLKEELKNVTLGNSFLLQGGDCAESFANFNANNIRDMFKVMLQMAIVLTFAGGCPIVKVGRVAGQFAKPRSSDFEEVGGVKLPSYRGDIINGFEFTNEARVPDPKRMIEAYYQSASTLNLLRAFSRGGLANLHEVHRWNLGFIKRAEIGDKFELLAAQLTQTLNFMEACGVTTQNTPVLSETKLYTSHEALLLPYEEALTRIDSLSGDWYNCSAHMLWIGERTRGVNDAHVHFLSGVKNPIGCKIGPDAKPEDIVALANKLNPSNEPGRLNIIVRMGAKKIEDRLPNLLNSVKKEGLNILWSIDPMHGNTQKASSGFKTREFNDVMSEVRSFFDIHKACGTIAGGVHLEMTGQDVTECTGGVFKVTEDGLASRYETQCDPRLNADQALELAFLIADLVKEARK; encoded by the coding sequence ATGGAAAAATGGACAGCGGATAGCTGGAGAAAGTATAATATTTTACAACAACCTACTTATCCAGATATGAATGAATTAAACAACGTAGAAAAAAAGATAAAAGGTCTTCCACCACTTGTTTTTGCTGGTGAAGTAAGAAATCTCAAAGAAGAGTTAAAAAATGTGACATTAGGCAATAGCTTTTTACTTCAAGGTGGAGACTGTGCCGAGAGCTTTGCGAATTTTAATGCAAATAATATCAGAGATATGTTTAAAGTAATGCTTCAAATGGCGATAGTTCTTACGTTTGCCGGAGGCTGTCCTATCGTCAAGGTAGGTAGGGTGGCAGGGCAGTTTGCAAAACCTAGAAGTAGTGATTTTGAAGAAGTTGGCGGAGTGAAGCTCCCAAGTTACAGAGGCGACATCATAAACGGTTTTGAGTTTACAAATGAAGCTAGAGTGCCTGATCCTAAAAGAATGATCGAGGCTTATTACCAAAGCGCTTCTACGCTAAATTTACTTAGAGCATTTTCACGTGGAGGACTTGCGAATTTACACGAAGTTCATCGATGGAATCTTGGCTTTATAAAAAGAGCTGAGATCGGAGATAAATTTGAGCTTTTAGCAGCACAGCTAACACAAACGCTAAATTTTATGGAAGCATGCGGCGTTACTACTCAAAATACACCAGTGCTTAGCGAAACAAAGCTTTACACGTCTCATGAAGCACTATTGCTTCCTTATGAAGAGGCTTTAACTCGCATTGATAGTTTAAGTGGCGACTGGTATAACTGCTCTGCTCATATGCTTTGGATAGGTGAAAGAACAAGAGGAGTAAATGACGCTCACGTGCATTTCTTAAGCGGTGTTAAAAATCCTATCGGCTGCAAGATAGGACCAGATGCTAAACCTGAAGATATCGTGGCTTTAGCAAACAAACTAAATCCTAGTAATGAGCCAGGACGTCTTAATATCATCGTAAGAATGGGTGCTAAAAAGATAGAAGATAGACTTCCGAATTTGCTAAATAGCGTCAAAAAAGAAGGGTTAAATATCCTTTGGAGTATAGATCCGATGCACGGAAATACTCAAAAAGCTAGTAGCGGCTTTAAAACTCGTGAGTTTAACGACGTAATGAGTGAAGTAAGAAGCTTTTTTGATATACATAAGGCTTGTGGCACGATAGCTGGCGGCGTACACCTTGAGATGACCGGACAAGACGTAACTGAATGTACGGGTGGAGTGTTTAAAGTAACTGAAGACGGGCTTGCAAGTAGATATGAAACTCAGTGCGATCCGCGCCTGAATGCAGATCAAGCTTTAGAACTTGCATTTTTGATAGCAGATCTAGTCAAAGAAGCTAGGAAATAA
- a CDS encoding AEC family transporter codes for MVFGAMFSIFILLASGYLAKKTKVLAQNQAIIFIDFVLCFALPAMIFDRIYHVNIDINLINVILTGFGSSIIAALIAVGLGFLFKFKKTTIVSLALLSLFGNTLFVGIPIVQGFFGEEAINEVIFYDQLATGIPISILGPLILSLGAPAKVSLIQNTVKILKFPPFVALILGLICRNFELPDIIFPPLKMFASSVVPVALFAVGIGLGFNSVKSAWKSTSVVLVAKMVIAPALFVVIASSFGVNFDQKWMVGLIECAMPPMVLASAMILKANLDTNLAISSVALGIVFTFISIPSIFLFLA; via the coding sequence ATGGTTTTTGGAGCTATGTTTTCTATCTTTATACTTCTAGCGTCTGGATATTTGGCAAAAAAAACTAAAGTTTTAGCACAAAATCAAGCCATAATATTTATAGATTTTGTCTTATGTTTTGCACTTCCTGCTATGATCTTTGATAGAATTTATCACGTCAATATCGATATAAATTTGATAAATGTCATACTTACTGGTTTTGGCTCGTCTATCATAGCAGCTCTTATCGCAGTAGGGCTTGGGTTTTTATTTAAATTTAAAAAAACGACTATAGTGAGTTTGGCACTACTTAGTCTTTTTGGAAATACTCTTTTCGTGGGTATCCCTATCGTTCAGGGATTTTTTGGCGAGGAAGCTATAAATGAAGTTATATTTTACGATCAACTAGCAACTGGAATTCCTATATCTATACTAGGTCCACTTATACTATCGCTTGGTGCTCCTGCAAAGGTTTCTTTGATACAAAATACGGTAAAAATACTAAAATTCCCACCGTTTGTAGCACTTATATTAGGACTAATATGTAGAAATTTTGAACTTCCAGATATTATATTTCCACCGCTTAAAATGTTTGCTAGCAGCGTTGTGCCAGTAGCTCTTTTTGCTGTTGGAATAGGACTTGGATTTAACAGCGTAAAAAGTGCATGGAAAAGTACGAGCGTGGTTTTAGTGGCAAAAATGGTGATAGCGCCTGCATTATTTGTGGTAATAGCGTCTTCATTTGGCGTAAATTTCGATCAAAAATGGATGGTAGGACTTATAGAATGCGCGATGCCGCCTATGGTTTTAGCTAGCGCTATGATACTAAAAGCAAATTTAGATACCAACTTAGCTATTTCAAGTGTCGCTCTTGGTATAGTATTTACTTTCATAAGTATACCTAGCATATTTTTATTTCTAGCTTGA
- the fliP gene encoding flagellar type III secretion system pore protein FliP (The bacterial flagellar biogenesis protein FliP forms a type III secretion system (T3SS)-type pore required for flagellar assembly.), with the protein MRFLLLFLFGFVTVFAADTLTVPTINLTLSAPDTPQQLVTSLNVLIVLTILALAPSLIFVMTSFLRLIIVFSFLRQAMATQQMPPTSILISLALILTFFIMEPVAKKSYDEGIKPYLAEQISYQEAFELGSKPFKEFMVRNTREKDLALFYRIRALPNPKTIDDVPFSVAAPAFVISELKTAFEIGFLLYLPFLVIDMVVSSVLMAMGMMMLPPTMISLPFKLLIFVLVDGWNLLVGNLVESFK; encoded by the coding sequence TTGAGGTTTTTACTACTATTTTTATTTGGCTTTGTTACTGTTTTTGCGGCCGATACGCTCACTGTTCCTACTATAAATTTAACTTTAAGCGCACCAGATACGCCTCAGCAGCTAGTTACTAGCTTAAATGTCTTAATAGTCCTAACGATACTAGCTTTAGCTCCGTCTTTGATCTTTGTTATGACTAGTTTCTTGAGACTTATTATAGTATTTTCATTTTTGCGTCAAGCTATGGCAACACAGCAGATGCCACCTACTAGCATACTTATCTCGCTTGCTTTGATACTTACGTTTTTCATTATGGAACCAGTAGCCAAAAAATCATACGATGAGGGTATAAAACCGTATTTAGCCGAGCAGATTAGCTATCAAGAAGCGTTTGAGCTTGGTAGTAAACCATTTAAAGAGTTTATGGTGAGAAATACTAGAGAAAAGGATTTAGCTCTGTTTTACAGGATAAGAGCTCTGCCAAATCCAAAGACTATAGACGACGTGCCATTTAGTGTAGCTGCTCCTGCGTTTGTCATAAGTGAGCTAAAAACAGCTTTTGAGATAGGATTTTTACTTTATCTTCCTTTTTTAGTCATAGATATGGTAGTAAGCTCCGTACTTATGGCTATGGGTATGATGATGCTACCGCCTACGATGATATCCTTGCCTTTTAAGCTACTGATATTTGTATTAGTAGATGGATGGAATTTATTAGTCGGAAATTTAGTAGAGAGCTTTAAATAG
- a CDS encoding acyl-CoA thioesterase, with protein MKTYKTKVEFYDVDSMNVVWHGNYVKFIEKARCEFLQDLGYDYEMMKKEGFAYPVAKMDFKFIK; from the coding sequence ATGAAAACTTATAAAACAAAAGTCGAATTTTACGACGTAGATAGTATGAACGTCGTTTGGCACGGTAATTACGTCAAATTTATAGAAAAAGCAAGGTGCGAGTTTTTACAAGATCTGGGATATGATTATGAAATGATGAAAAAAGAGGGTTTTGCCTATCCTGTTGCTAAGATGGATTTTAAATTTATTAAGTAA
- a CDS encoding glycosyltransferase family 2 protein, giving the protein MYKICFLIPYYNHPKKIKELTSVLKKYDIFTVLVDDGSTKEAKEALKNLDIKIITHKTNQGKGAAVKTGMKYALQNGFTHVFQIDADMQHDLSVVPAMLEMSKNNERALICGYGKYDKSAPKSRLYGRKITDFWVYINTFGGKLKDAMTGIRIYPLNTDIIDKTLSNAMEFDIEILMNYYKSNIEILWIEVGVVYGSISHFRAFKDNILISKMQVRAFFSLPFFIHKRLKYGK; this is encoded by the coding sequence TTGTATAAAATCTGCTTTTTGATACCGTATTATAATCATCCTAAAAAAATTAAAGAACTCACAAGTGTACTTAAAAAATATGATATTTTTACTGTTTTAGTAGATGATGGTAGCACAAAAGAGGCAAAAGAAGCACTAAAAAATTTGGACATCAAAATCATAACCCATAAGACAAACCAAGGAAAAGGCGCGGCTGTTAAAACAGGTATGAAATACGCACTTCAAAACGGCTTTACGCACGTTTTTCAAATAGATGCTGATATGCAGCACGATCTAAGCGTAGTACCAGCAATGCTTGAAATGTCTAAAAACAATGAGAGAGCCTTGATCTGCGGATATGGCAAATACGATAAAAGTGCACCAAAATCAAGGCTTTATGGCAGAAAGATCACTGATTTTTGGGTTTATATCAACACTTTTGGAGGCAAGCTTAAAGACGCAATGACAGGCATCAGGATTTATCCTTTAAATACTGATATCATAGATAAAACCTTATCAAATGCGATGGAATTTGATATAGAGATATTGATGAATTACTATAAATCAAATATTGAAATTTTATGGATAGAAGTTGGTGTTGTGTATGGTTCTATATCGCATTTTAGGGCGTTTAAGGATAATATTTTGATAAGTAAGATGCAAGTTAGAGCTTTCTTTTCTCTTCCATTTTTTATACATAAGAGACTTAAATATGGCAAATGA
- a CDS encoding AMP-binding protein — translation MINKDIYFIEENAGFEELTSESLKFASYLKKCGKKEIKIFLSSTFDFCAALFGAMMANTKAHVVSDERLCDIGDLNFAKCKGDKEGEFFLNTNYKFYLYTSGSSGSSKIIEKSIKDMFEEANFLRNFIKMDGKKVYTSVTHQHMFGLTFKVFLPLVAGMKVLSSRLDYPELIFAYDFTDSIFISSPVVLSVVSKYDNVCLNTASLIVSAGSKLSDDIRDKFTSKIMEIYGSTETGVVASNFGSGFVIFDAVNADIKDDRLFINSKWCDNFLSFDMAEIHGKDLKLLGRSDRIIKLNETRFSLDEAESFLKDHTFIKDAKCALLKNDKRVKALLVLSDDGKNEFRNNGKLGIVDTIKKYLYPKFKTNIRSFKIISEIPKNSYGKFSISEFQKCYDEKKIPSFSLLQSDEKIAKFSCFMSEDCFFFEGHFREFPLTPGFIQLGFVFECLDIYGIKIDGGYVLENLKFMAFLRPFDRCIIEICITDKNINFKIFANETQCCSGRIKVV, via the coding sequence ATGATAAATAAAGATATATATTTTATAGAAGAAAATGCAGGGTTTGAAGAGCTTACTAGCGAGAGTTTAAAATTTGCTTCATACTTGAAAAAGTGTGGCAAAAAAGAGATAAAAATATTTCTAAGCTCTACGTTTGATTTTTGCGCAGCTTTATTTGGTGCTATGATGGCAAACACCAAAGCCCACGTTGTTTCAGATGAGAGACTTTGCGATATAGGAGATTTGAATTTTGCTAAGTGTAAAGGGGATAAAGAGGGTGAGTTTTTTCTTAATACGAACTATAAATTTTATCTTTATACTTCAGGTAGTAGTGGTTCTTCAAAGATCATAGAAAAATCCATAAAAGATATGTTTGAAGAGGCGAATTTTTTGCGAAATTTTATAAAAATGGATGGTAAAAAAGTATATACGAGTGTAACTCATCAACATATGTTCGGACTCACTTTTAAGGTTTTTTTACCGCTTGTTGCTGGTATGAAAGTGCTATCTTCAAGGCTGGATTATCCAGAACTTATATTTGCTTATGATTTTACGGATTCTATTTTTATATCTTCTCCAGTCGTGCTTAGCGTAGTATCAAAATATGATAATGTTTGTCTAAATACCGCGAGTTTGATAGTGAGTGCAGGCTCAAAACTTAGTGATGATATAAGGGATAAGTTTACTTCTAAGATAATGGAAATTTATGGTAGTACCGAAACGGGCGTAGTGGCTAGCAATTTTGGCTCTGGATTTGTCATATTTGACGCTGTAAATGCCGATATTAAAGATGATAGATTATTTATAAACTCAAAATGGTGTGATAATTTTTTAAGCTTTGATATGGCTGAAATCCATGGTAAAGATCTAAAATTACTCGGCAGATCTGATAGGATAATCAAGCTAAACGAAACTAGGTTTAGCTTAGATGAAGCGGAGAGTTTTTTGAAAGATCACACTTTTATAAAAGATGCAAAGTGTGCTTTACTCAAAAATGATAAGCGAGTAAAAGCTCTTTTAGTTTTGAGCGATGATGGTAAAAATGAGTTTAGAAACAACGGGAAATTAGGCATTGTAGATACTATAAAGAAGTATCTTTATCCTAAATTTAAAACAAATATAAGATCTTTTAAGATCATAAGCGAAATTCCGAAAAACTCTTATGGTAAGTTTAGTATTAGCGAGTTTCAAAAATGCTACGATGAAAAGAAAATACCGTCATTTAGTCTTTTACAAAGTGATGAAAAAATAGCCAAATTTAGCTGTTTTATGAGTGAAGATTGCTTTTTTTTCGAAGGGCATTTTAGAGAATTTCCTCTTACTCCTGGATTTATACAGCTTGGATTTGTGTTTGAGTGTTTGGATATATATGGTATAAAGATAGATGGTGGTTATGTTTTAGAAAATCTTAAATTTATGGCATTTTTAAGACCTTTTGATAGATGTATTATTGAAATTTGTATAACCGATAAAAATATAAATTTTAAAATATTTGCAAATGAAACTCAGTGTTGCTCAGGAAGGATCAAAGTTGTATAA
- a CDS encoding acyl carrier protein, with amino-acid sequence MDKNEIFGILSNALTELFEMPKEKITLEAKIYEDLDIDSIDAIDLIDYIKRQTGHRLEPNDFKNVKTLGDIVDAVAKKFD; translated from the coding sequence ATGGATAAAAATGAGATTTTTGGAATTCTCTCAAATGCATTAACTGAGCTTTTTGAGATGCCTAAAGAAAAGATCACTTTAGAAGCAAAAATTTACGAAGACCTAGATATCGACAGTATAGATGCTATCGATTTGATAGACTATATCAAAAGACAGACTGGTCATAGGCTAGAACCAAATGATTTTAAGAATGTAAAAACACTCGGTGATATAGTTGATGCGGTAGCTAAAAAATTTGATTAA
- a CDS encoding phosphopantetheine-binding protein, translated as MIDEIKEMIIKDLNLEDVKPSDIDEDAPLFSDGLGLDSVDALELGLSIQKRYGIVLDPKTDNVKEIYRSVKTLANFIENSRSK; from the coding sequence ATGATCGATGAGATCAAAGAAATGATCATAAAAGATCTAAATTTAGAAGATGTAAAACCATCTGATATAGATGAAGATGCGCCGCTCTTTTCGGACGGTTTGGGACTTGATAGTGTCGATGCTTTGGAGCTTGGGCTCTCTATACAAAAGAGATATGGTATTGTTTTAGATCCAAAAACAGATAATGTCAAAGAAATTTATCGTAGTGTTAAGACGTTAGCTAATTTTATAGAAAATAGTAGGAGTAAATGA
- a CDS encoding lysophospholipid acyltransferase family protein has protein sequence MPIFKIFITGFLFFWFGVICILGNIFFVPVLFFGLQKYKLIRNFCRFLVRNAWKFFIFCTDILGYARSNADILKTLGKNSEIIVCNHTSLLDIVFFLSFVKDSNCIVKGELAKNIFLSSAIKACGYILNTQNEECLEISCKALKEQENLIVFPEGSRTKDKIVFHKAAAYIAIKSAKTLTPVFLHMNPKSLKKGVAWYDTPDITINYKFNILKSIDLDTFYPQKSAPIRARLLNAYLQEIYNEEFKNDR, from the coding sequence ATGCCGATTTTTAAGATTTTTATCACCGGATTTTTGTTTTTTTGGTTCGGTGTTATCTGTATTTTAGGCAATATATTTTTTGTGCCGGTTCTGTTTTTTGGTCTACAAAAATATAAACTTATAAGAAATTTTTGTAGATTTTTAGTTAGAAATGCGTGGAAATTTTTTATTTTTTGTACAGATATCTTAGGGTATGCAAGATCCAATGCAGACATTTTAAAAACACTCGGGAAAAATTCAGAGATCATAGTCTGCAATCATACTAGCTTACTTGATATAGTATTTTTCTTATCATTTGTTAAAGATAGCAACTGCATAGTCAAAGGAGAGTTAGCAAAAAATATATTTTTATCTAGTGCCATAAAAGCTTGTGGATATATCCTAAATACGCAAAATGAAGAGTGCTTGGAGATCTCTTGCAAAGCTTTAAAAGAGCAAGAGAATTTGATAGTATTTCCAGAAGGCAGCAGGACAAAAGATAAGATAGTGTTTCACAAAGCAGCTGCATATATAGCTATAAAATCAGCTAAAACGTTAACACCTGTGTTTTTACATATGAATCCAAAGAGTCTAAAAAAAGGAGTGGCTTGGTATGATACACCAGATATCACTATAAATTATAAATTTAATATTTTAAAAAGTATTGATTTAGATACGTTTTATCCGCAAAAATCGGCGCCCATCAGAGCTAGGCTCTTAAATGCGTATTTACAAGAAATTTACAATGAGGAGTTTAAAAATGATCGATGA
- a CDS encoding beta-ketoacyl synthase chain length factor, which yields MKFDIAEFGFCKDKNEINLYNVLPINRRKMSNAAKFIYTSISGFGNLDCPIVFATNFGEIDRCIGLLSELSLSGLVSPTSFSLSVLNASVASVAIQKQIHAPIFAISSSAPVEMADDICSF from the coding sequence ATGAAATTTGATATAGCCGAATTTGGTTTTTGCAAAGACAAAAATGAGATAAATTTATATAATGTTTTGCCTATAAATCGTAGAAAAATGAGCAATGCTGCGAAATTTATCTACACTAGTATAAGCGGTTTTGGGAATTTAGACTGTCCTATTGTTTTTGCTACAAATTTTGGAGAAATAGATAGATGTATAGGTCTTTTAAGCGAGCTTAGTTTATCTGGTTTAGTATCTCCGACATCTTTTTCTTTGTCTGTTTTAAATGCTAGTGTTGCTAGCGTGGCTATACAAAAGCAAATTCACGCTCCTATCTTTGCCATTAGCTCGTCTGCTCCAGTAGAGATGGCGGACGATATCTGCAGCTTCTAA